A single Eleginops maclovinus isolate JMC-PN-2008 ecotype Puerto Natales chromosome 5, JC_Emac_rtc_rv5, whole genome shotgun sequence DNA region contains:
- the LOC134864643 gene encoding phospholipid-transporting ATPase ABCA1-like isoform X4, producing MTVSTQLGLLLWKNFTYRRRQTIQLLIEIIWPLFIFFILISVRYHYPPYEQHECHFPNKAMPSAGTLPWVQGIICNANNPCFRNPTPGESPGVVGNFNDSIISRLFTDAQKILLYSQNDKSYEGYKGLLRALRKMQENTARFKLKDFLQDNETLSHFLHHNASLPRHALKQIVEADVNLEKVLTKGFGFHLRDLCNATPLEEFVHIADRNVSRLIQESICSSPSDWLDKAQSHFLSNLDFFKPIRTSVISPLPVSSQTAGPSPVKTHDLNKDVRSDPKVVQEVSAATDNLLESLGALATELASMKSWKDMRKEILYLTANATGSPNQMYQAVSRIVCGHPEGGGLKIKSLNWYEDNNYKALFGNHGNDSDSDHSSSYDNSSTPYCNNMMRSLESSPISRMIWRALKPLLMGKILYTPDTPATQRIIHEVNKTFQELGLLRDLGGMWEEMRPKVWNFMENGEEMDMVRTLLQNNASAAFLNSQLIGTEWRVSDLSAFLSKVSEDKRPAGSAYTWRNVFNETDQAILTISRFMECVNLDKLEPVANEERLVNKSMGLLRNQKFWAGIVFPDIAHSNSTELPPNVNYKIRMDIDNVERTNKIKDGYWDPGPRADPFEDLRYIWGGFSYLQDVIEQGIIRAITGTKEKTGVYIQQMPYPCYVDDIFLRVMSRSMPLFMTLAWMYSVAIIIKGVVYEKEARLKETMRIMGLNNGTLWLSWFISSLIPLLISAGLLVVLLKMGNLLPYSDPGVVFLFLASFGIVTIMQCFLISTLFSRANLAAACGGIIYFTLYLPYVLCVAWQDYVGFGAKLIVSLLSPVAFGFGCEYFALFEEQGVGIQWSNLLASPLEDDSYNLTTSISLMLFDAVLYGIMTWYFEAVFPGQYGIPRPWYFPFTKSYWCGEKENPNISTPLSKKGNAEVCIEEEPSHIEPGVYIENLVKVYSHGNKLAVDGLSLRFYKGQITSFLGHNGAGKTTTMSILTGLFPPTSGTAYIHGKDIRTELSTIRQNLGVCPQHNVLFSMLTVEEHIWFYACLKGLSEEKVKAEMEQIVNDVGLPHKRNARTHTLSGGMQRKLSVALAFVGGSKVVILDEPTAGVDPYARRGIWDLLLKYRQGRTIILSTHHMDEADILGDRIAIISHGKLCCVGSSLYLKTHLGTGYYLTLVKRDYDLTLQSCRNSASTVSYIKKAEKDSVSESSSDAGLGSEPESETTTIDVSLISNLIFKHVKEARLVEDLGHEITYVLPYESAKDGAFVELFHELDDRLTDLGISSYGISDTTLEEIFLKVAEDSGVDAVELSDGVVPTRTRRHHAFGDHQSCLKPFTEDDFDFNDSEESRETDWLSGSDGKGSYQVKGWSLKRQQFVALLWKRFLYARRSRKGFFAQIVLPAVFVCIALVFSLIVPPFGKYPSLSLDYSMYGEQFTFISNDIPEDPHINKLHGALTAQPGFGTRCMDGQPSPDSHCTEVGDEWSAPQVPQSVTDMFDNGNWSMENPSPMCECSCEGRKRMLPECPAGAGGLPPKEMKISETDTLQNLTGRNISDYIVKTYAQIIGKSLRNKIWVNEFRYGGFSLGARSSQLTSHADQVDEAIAQLKRRFRLERGTAADRFFLSLSSFMQGLDTKNNVKIWFNNKGWHSIGSFLNVMNNGILRANLPSDKDPTKFGITASNHPLNLTKEQLSQVALMTTSVDVLVSICVIFAMSFVPASFVVFLIQERVNKAKHMQFISGVQPLLYWLANFVWDMCNYVVPATLVIIIFMCFQQDAYVSSTNLPVLALLLLLYGWSITPLMYPASFFFKIPSTAYVVLTSVNILIGINGSVSTFVLELFGSNEIGGINDILKNVFLIFPHFCLGRGLIDMVKNQAMADALERFGENRFRSPLAWDMVGKNLFAMAIEGVIFFCITVLIQYHFFFKARSSTSHLKPIGEEDEDVARERQRILSGGGQSDILELKELTKIYKRKQKPAVDRLCVGIPPGECFGLLGVNGAGKTSTFKMLTGDSTVTGGEAYLNGKSVTSEIDEVHQNMGYCPQFDAINDLLTGREHLEFYAILRGVPEKEVCEVAEWGIRKLGLVKYVDKSAGSYSGGNMRKLSTAIALIGGPPVVFLDEPTTGMDPKARRALWNAILSIVKEGRSVVLTSHSMEECEALCTRMAIMVNGRFRCLGSVQHLKNRFGDGYTIILRVTGPDPDLRPVMEFIEQELPGSTLKEKHRNMLQYQLPTSLTSLARIFSLLSQNKDTLSIEDYSVSQTTLDQVFVNFAKDQSDEDHLKDALLNKRDAVVVDISQLNTLLKDNTTRESCV from the exons ATGACAGTCTCCACTCAACTGGGTTTACTGCTTTGGAAAAACTTCACCTACAGACGGAGACAGACT ATCCAGCTGCTGATTGAGATCATCTGGCCCCTATTTATCTTCTTCATCCTGATCTCTGTCCGATATCATTATCCACCATACGAGCAACATGAAT GCCATTTCCCTAACAAGGCCATGCCCTCGGCGGGTACGTTGCCCTGGGTACAAGGCATCATCTGTAACGCCAACAACCCCTGCTTCCGTAATCCCACCCCAGGCGAGAGTCCCGGGGTGGTGGGAAACTTCAATGATTCTAT AATCTCCCGTTTGTTCACTGATGCCCAGAAAATCCTGCTCTACAGTCAGAATGATAAAAGCTACGAGGGATACAAGGGACTGCTAAGGGCTCTCAGAAAGATGCAGGAGAATACTGCTC GTTTCAAGCTAAAGGACTTTTTGCAAGACAATGAGACCCTTTCCCACTTCCTTCACCACAACGCCTCACTTCCTCGTCATGCGCTGAAGCAGATAGTCGAGGCTGACGTCAACCTGGAAAAG GTGCTGACTAAAGGTTTTGGCTTCCATCTCAGAGACCTCTGTAACGCAACGCCCCTGGAGGAATTTGTCCACATTGCCGACCGCAACGTTTCCCGTCTGATTCAAGAAAGTATCTGCAGTTCCCCCAGCGATTGGCTTGACAAGGCCCAGAGCCACTTCCTGTCCAACTTGGACTTTTTCAAACCCATTCGG ACCAGCGTCATCTCTCCTCTGCCTGTATCTTCACAAACAGCCGGCCCCTCTCCCGTAAAAACCCATGACCTAAAT AAGGATGTGAGGTCGGACCCCAAAGTCGTCCAGGAAGTCTCAGCAGCTACCGACAATCTTCTGGAGAGCCTGGGAGCATTGGCCACGGAG CTTGCCAGTATGAAGAGTTGGAAGGACATGCGTAAAGAGATCTTGTATCTAACTGCGAATGCCACAGGATCTCCAAACCAAATGTATCAGGCCGTGTCCCGTATCGTTTGCGGCCATCCCGAGGGAGGCGGCCTCAAAATCAAGTCTCTCAACTGGTATGAAGACAACAACTACAAGGCCCTGTTCGGAAACCATGGCAACGACAGCGACAGTGATCACTCCTCATCTTACGACAACTCTTCAA CTCCCTATTGTAATAACATGATGCGTAGCCTGGAGTCCAGCCCCATTTCAAGGATGATCTGGAGAGCTCTGAAGCCTCTGCTCATGGGGAAGATCCTGTACACCCCAGATACTCCGGCCACACAGAGAATCATCCACGAG GTGAATAAGACCTTCCAGGAGCTCGGCCTGCTGAGGGACCTCGGAGGGATGTGGGAGGAGATGAGGCCCAAAGTGTGGAATTTCATGGAAAATGGCGAGGAAATGGATATGGTCAGG ACGCTGCTCCAGAATAACGCCAGTGCCGCGTTCCTTAACAGCCAGCTCATTGGGACTGAGTGGCGTGTGTCCGATTTGTCCGCCTTCCTGTCTAAAGTCTCAGAGGACAAAAGACCTGCAGGATCCGCCTACACTTGGAGAAATGTCTTCAACGAAACCGACCAGGCCATACTGACCATCTCACGTTTCATGGAG tGTGTGAACCTGGACAAGCTGGAGCCTGTAGCTAATGAGGAGCGACTGGTGAACAAGTCCATGGGTCTTCTGAGAAACCAGAAGTTCTGGGCTGGAATCGTGTTTCCTGACATTGCCCATAGCAATAGCACTGAACTGCCTCCCAACGTCAACTACAAGATCCGCATGGACATCGATAATGTCGAGAGGACCAACAAGATCAAGGATGG TTATTGGGACCCCGGTCCCAGGGCAGACCCCTTCGAGGACCTTCGTTACATCTGGGGCGGATTCTCATACCTGCAGGACGTCATCGAGCAGGGAATCATCAGAGCCATCACTGGAACAAAAGAGAAGACAGGAGTCTACATTCAGCAGATGCCCTACCCCTGCTATGTTGATGACAT TTTCCTGAGGGTGATGAGTCGGTCAATGCCTCTCTTCATGACCCTGGCGTGGATGTACTCTGTAGCCATCATCATCAAGGGCGTCGTATATGAGAAGGAGGCCCGCCTCAAAGAGACCATGAGGATCATGGGACTGAATAACGGCACCTTGTGGCTTAGCTGGTTCATCAGCAGTTTAATCCCACTTCTGATCAGCGCCGGCTTGTTGGTGGTGTTATTGAAG atggGCAACCTGCTGCCTTACAGTGACCCAGGCGTAGTGTTTCTTTTCCTGGCATCATTCGGCATTGTTACCATCATGCAGTGTTTCCTCATCAGCACGCTCTTCTCTCGCGCTAACCTGGCAGCCGCCTGTGGTGGCATCATATACTTCACCCTCTACCTGCCTTACGTGCTGTGTGTCGCCTGGCAAGACTACGTGGGCTTTGGAGCAAAACTTATTGTG AGTCTGCTCTCTCCTGTGGCTTTCGGTTTTGGCTGTGAGTACTTTGCCCTATTTGAGGAGCAAGGGGTGGGCATTCAGTGGTCAAACCTGCTGGCCAGCCCCCTGGAGGACGACAGCTACAACCTGACCACCTCTATCTCCCTCATGCTGTTTGACGCTGTGCTCTATGGAATAATGACCTGGTACTTTGAAGCTGTGTTCCCTG GTCAGTATGGGATCCCCAGACCTTGGTATTTCCCTTTCACTAAATCGTACTGgtgtggagagaaagaaaacccCAACATCTCCACCCCTCTGTCAAAGAAGGGCAACGCTGAAG ttTGTATTGAGGAGGAGCCAAGCCACATCGAGCCAGGTGTTTACATCGAGAATCTGGTGAAGGTGTACAGCCATGGAAACAAGCTGGCTGTAGATGGGCTGTCCCTGAGGTTCTATAAGGGACAGATTACGTCCTTCCTCGGTCACAACGGAGCAGGAAAGACCACCACCAT GTCAATCCTCACAGGGTTGTTTCCACCAACATCTGGCACTGCCTACATCCACGGGAAGGACATCCGCACAGAGCTCAGCACCATCAGGCAGAATCTGGGCGTCTGTCCGCAGCACAACGTACTTTTCAGCAT GCTGACAGTAGAGGAACACATCTGGTTCTACGCCTGTCTGAAGGGGCTGTCGGAGGAAAAAGTGAAGGCGGAGATGGAACAAATTGTGAACGATGTCGGACTGCCTCACAAACGAAACGCCCGCACCCACACCCTGTCTG GAGGGATGCAGAGGAAGCTGTCGGTGGCCCTGGCTTTTGTTGGGGGTTCAAAAGTGGTGATCCTGGATGAGCCTACTGCTGGAGTCGATCCCTACGCACGCAGGGGCATCTGGGACCTGTTGCTCAAATACAGACAAG GCCGCACCATCATCCTCTCCACCCATCACATGGACGAGGCTGACATCCTGGGTGACCGCATCGCCATCATCTCCCACGGCAAGCTGTGCTGCGTAGGCTCCTCGCTCTACCTGAAGACCCACCTGGGCACGGGCTACTACCTGACCCTGGTCAAGAGAGACTACGACCTGACCCTTCAGTCCTGCAGGAATTCTGCCAGCACCGTGTCCTACATCAAGAAGGCCGAGAAG GACAGCGTATCAGAAAGCAGTTCAGATGCTGGACTGGGCAGCGAACCGGAGAGTGAAACCACCACTATTG ATGTGTCGCTTATCTCCAACCTAATATTCAAACATGTCAAAGAGGCTCGCCTGGTTGAGGACCTTGGCCACGAAATCACCTATGTCTTGCCCTACGAGTCTGCTAAAGACGGAGCCTTTGTCGAGCTTTTCCACGAGCTGGATGACCGCCTGACTGACCTGGGAATATCCAGCTATGGaatatctgatactaccctgGAAGAG ATTTTCTTGAAAGTGGCTGAAGACAGTGGAGTGGATGCTGTTGAGCTTTCAG ATGGAGTCGTTCCGACCAGGACTCGTCGCCATCATGCATTTGGAGACCACCAGAGCTGCCTGAAGCCCTTCACTGAAGATGACTTTGATTTCAACGACTCTGAAG AATCCCGTGAGACTGACTGGCTCAGTGGATCAGATGGCAAAGGATCATACCAGGTCAAAGGCTGGAGTCTGAAGAGACAGCAGTTTGTTGCACTCCTCTGGAAACGATTCCTCTACGCCCGGCGCTCCAGGAAAGGCTTCTTTGCTCAG attgTTCTCCCGgccgtgtttgtgtgtattgcCCTGGTTTTCAGTCTGATTGTCCCTCCGTTTGGAAAGTACCCAAGTCTGTCTCTGGATTACAGCATGTATGGAGAACAGTTTACCTTCATCAG TAATGACATACCTGAAGATCCTCACATCAACAAACTGCACGGAGCTCTTACAGCACAGCCAGGATTTGGGACACGCTGCATGGATGGACAACCCTCACC GGATAGTCACTGCACAGAAGTCGGGGATGAGTGGTCGGCCCCGCAGGTCCCTCAAAGTGTGACGGACATGTTCGACAATGGCAACTGGTCTATGGAGAATCCTTCTCCCATGTGTGAGTGCAGCTGTGAAGGACGCAAGAGGATGCTGCCCGAGTGTCCCGCTGGTGCCGGGGGACTTCCACCAAAAGAG ATGAAGATCAGTGAGACGGACACTCTTCAGAATTTGACTGGCAGGAACATCTCAGACTATATTGTTAAGACCTACGCTCAGATCATTGGCAAGAG cCTAAGGAACAAGATTTGGGTCAACGAGTTCAG ATACGGTGGGTTCTCGCTGGGCGCCAGGAGTTCTCAGCTTACATCCCATGCAGATCAGGTTGATGAAGCGATTGCTCAGTTAAAGAGACGTTTCCGTCTGGAGAGA GGAACTGCAGCTGATCGTTTCTTTCTCAGTCTCTCCAGTTTTATGCAAGGGTTGGACACCAAGAACAACGTCAAg ATCTGGTTCAACAACAAGGGCTGGCACAGCATCGGTTCTTTCCTCAATGTGATGAACAATGGCATCCTGCGGGCAAATCTGCCATCCGACAAAGACCCCACTAAGTTTGGCATCACTGCCTCCAATCATCCGCTCAACCTCACCAAGGAACAGCTGTCTCAGGTCGCACT GATGACGACATCAGTGGATGTGCTAGTTTCCATCTGCGTGATCTTCGCCATGTCCTTTGTCCCTGCCAGTTTTGTGGTCTTCCTCATCCAAGAGAGAGTAAACAAGGCTAAGCACATGCAGTTCATCAGTGGAGTGCAGCCCCTACTTTACTGGTTGGCAAACTTTGTCTGGGATATG TGTAACTACGTCGTCCCAGCCACACTGGTCATCATTATCTTCATGTGTTTCCAACAAGATGCCTACGTCTCCTCCACCAATCTGCCCGTGCtggcgctgctgctgctgctctacGG ATGGTCGATCACCCCTCTGATGTACCCGGCCTCGTTCTTCTTTAAGATCCCCAGCACGGCCTACGTTGTTCTGACCAGCGTTAACATACTGATAGGAATCAACGGCAGCGTCTCCACATTTGTACTGGAGCTGTTTGGAAGCAAT GAAATTGGTGGCATCAACGACATCCTGAAAAACGTGTTCCTCATCTTCCCTCACTTCTGTCTGGGCAGAGGACTGATCGACATGGTGAAGAATCAGGCGATGGCCGACGCTTTAGAGAGATTTG GTGAAAACCGGTTTCGCTCCCCTCTGGCCTGGGACATGGTGGGCAAGAACTTGTTTGCAATGGCTATAGAGGGTGTGATCTTCTTCTGCATCACTGTCCTCATTCAATACCACTTCTTCTTCAAGGCCAG GTCTTCCACCAGTCACCTGAAGCCTATTGGAGAAGAAGACGAGGATGTGGCCAGAGAGCGACAGAGGATCTTGAGTGGAGGAGGACAGTCAGACATCCTGGAGCTCAAAGAGCTCACCAAGATTTACAAGAGGAAACAGAAGCCGGCAGTGGATCGGCTGTGTGTTGGCATCCCACCAGGAGAG TGTTTTGGATTGCTGGGAGTGAATGGGGCAGGGAAAACCAGCACCTTTAAAATGCTGACAGGAGACTCTACAGTCACAGGGGGAGAGGCCTACCTGAATGGCAAGAG TGTGACTTCAGAGATAGACGAGGTGCACCAGAACATGGGCTACTGTCCTCAGTTTGATGCCATCAATGACCTGCTGACCGGCAGAGAGCACCTCGAGTTTTACGCCATCCTGAGGGGAGTTCCCGAGAAGGAAGTCTGCGAG GTGGCCGAATGGGGCATCCGTAAGCTTGGTTTGGTCAAATATGTGGACAAGTCAGCGGGCAGCTACAGTGGAGGCAACATGAGGAAACTGTCTACTGCCATCGCTCTCATAGGAGGACCGCCTGTAGTCTTTTTG GATGAACCAACAACAGGTATGGATCCTAAAGCACGGCGCGCACTGTGGAACGCAATCCTGAGCATCGTCAAGGAGGGACGATCTGTAGTCCTAACCTCTCACAG CATGGAGGAGTGTGAAGCGCTTTGCACCAGAATGGCCATCATGGTCAACGGCAGGTTCCGATGTCTGGGCAGTGTGCAGCATCTC